In Winkia neuii, a genomic segment contains:
- a CDS encoding sialidase family protein, with product MNTNGQSWTTNFRANIDGRIAHVTGNECGWELSIANGSLLLLGSNSNAKIRLDMEDTFKVSDNQWHALGISSTAEGSKIYLDGCQCFSATADLRPIACGETSSFDWAPTTGVELADEAAFDRALTPMEFLAKSVAPEPLIEFAASHLSDYDATQVGQLRSGSIFLRYRVRGPGQHGTLLAAAAGGQEKLNIALTERGVEYRVLGKGNVWRRFVAEGRWDQGHWHDVVLRVGHGAVQIYVDGYMEAHLPGQAFFGSIESCDEVVIGQDIYGSRLFGEVRNAAIYSSVLNDSQIKKLSAVQPLDTQCLFDYGFQDSISYRIPSLLTTKSGVVIAGADQRETIANDSPNSINFVIRRSFDGGKTWGDLQPVLSYPGHGANGASVIDSCVVQDQNTGRIIVLIDHFPGGMGQPNAQAEIGIDTNGNYLLFDGEGNGYTWNTDGTVLGEDGELAPYSVSEDGTVTVLQDGKESCGGNVFLKDGDDPAQTLLTARTSFLQMIYSDDDGETWSRPVNLNHQVKKDWMAFLGTAPGNGIQLANSDYAGRLVMPVYYNGESRTNFSATVVYSDDGGKSWKLAKSPNDGRIFDGREIDSRTLDTESAATHEATVIERQDGTVLMLMRNQHPSGKVAAVESADGGETWGEVYFVDQIPEIFCQPNAVAWPTDKHRERVVFANASQLRPYRGRGVLRRSDDGGRTWDVARTFNPAHYVYQCMAVMPDGELGLLWEREMQGLYFTKIPHAWFDAVRA from the coding sequence ATGAATACGAATGGACAAAGCTGGACAACTAATTTTCGTGCGAATATCGATGGCAGAATCGCACATGTGACGGGCAATGAGTGCGGTTGGGAACTTTCGATAGCTAACGGTAGCCTGCTGTTACTGGGTAGTAATAGCAATGCCAAGATTCGGCTCGACATGGAGGATACTTTCAAAGTTTCCGATAACCAGTGGCATGCATTGGGCATCTCTTCCACAGCAGAGGGCTCGAAGATCTATTTGGATGGGTGCCAATGCTTTTCTGCGACTGCTGACCTTAGGCCTATTGCTTGCGGGGAAACAAGCAGTTTTGATTGGGCGCCTACTACCGGTGTGGAACTAGCTGACGAGGCAGCTTTTGACAGGGCACTTACGCCTATGGAGTTTCTTGCGAAATCCGTAGCCCCGGAACCGTTAATTGAGTTTGCCGCATCCCATTTGTCCGATTACGACGCCACCCAGGTAGGACAGTTACGCTCGGGGTCGATTTTCCTTAGGTACCGAGTACGAGGCCCCGGCCAGCACGGTACGCTGCTCGCAGCTGCTGCAGGTGGGCAGGAAAAATTGAATATTGCTCTGACTGAACGCGGAGTTGAATACCGTGTGCTCGGAAAGGGCAATGTTTGGCGCCGCTTCGTTGCAGAGGGCCGTTGGGACCAGGGACATTGGCACGATGTTGTGCTTAGAGTTGGCCATGGCGCAGTCCAAATCTACGTCGACGGGTATATGGAAGCCCATCTTCCGGGGCAGGCGTTCTTCGGCAGCATTGAGAGCTGTGACGAGGTTGTTATTGGACAGGACATATACGGATCGAGGTTGTTCGGAGAGGTTCGTAACGCAGCGATATATTCGTCGGTGCTGAATGATTCGCAAATCAAGAAGCTATCGGCTGTGCAGCCTCTAGACACGCAATGCCTGTTCGATTACGGCTTTCAGGATTCGATAAGCTATCGCATTCCATCGCTTCTCACGACAAAGTCTGGGGTAGTAATTGCAGGGGCTGATCAGCGCGAAACGATAGCTAACGACTCTCCGAATTCAATCAACTTTGTTATCCGCCGCTCATTCGATGGCGGAAAGACTTGGGGAGATTTGCAGCCCGTGTTGAGCTATCCGGGGCATGGGGCCAATGGCGCCTCTGTAATCGATTCCTGTGTAGTTCAGGATCAGAACACTGGACGCATAATAGTGCTGATAGATCACTTCCCTGGGGGCATGGGCCAGCCCAATGCTCAAGCTGAGATCGGCATAGATACAAACGGGAATTATCTCCTTTTTGACGGTGAAGGAAATGGGTACACGTGGAACACCGATGGAACAGTGTTGGGTGAAGATGGGGAACTTGCGCCGTATTCAGTTTCCGAGGATGGAACGGTAACTGTGTTGCAGGATGGAAAAGAGTCCTGCGGCGGCAACGTGTTTCTGAAAGATGGCGACGATCCTGCACAGACACTTCTCACGGCGCGCACCTCTTTCTTGCAAATGATCTACTCGGATGACGACGGAGAGACCTGGTCTAGACCGGTAAATCTGAACCACCAGGTCAAGAAGGACTGGATGGCATTCTTAGGGACTGCCCCAGGAAATGGTATTCAGCTTGCCAACTCAGATTATGCGGGGAGACTGGTTATGCCCGTTTACTACAACGGCGAAAGTAGGACCAATTTCTCCGCCACTGTGGTTTATTCCGACGATGGAGGTAAGTCGTGGAAATTGGCGAAGTCGCCCAATGACGGACGCATATTCGATGGAAGGGAAATCGACTCTCGGACTCTTGATACCGAATCTGCAGCTACTCATGAAGCGACTGTGATAGAGCGACAAGACGGGACTGTTCTTATGCTTATGCGCAACCAGCATCCCAGTGGCAAAGTAGCGGCTGTAGAAAGCGCAGATGGCGGAGAGACCTGGGGTGAGGTCTACTTTGTCGACCAGATTCCCGAGATCTTCTGCCAGCCGAATGCCGTTGCGTGGCCTACAGATAAGCATCGCGAGAGGGTGGTGTTCGCAAACGCTTCGCAGTTGAGGCCATATCGAGGTCGGGGTGTCCTGCGCAGGTCTGACGATGGTGGACGTACCTGGGATGTTGCCCGGACATTTAATCCAGCCCACTACGTGTACCAATGCATGGCGGTCATGCCTGACGGAGAACTTGGACTTCTTTGGGAACGAGAAATGCAGGGACTTTACTTTACGAAAATTCCACATGCCTGGTTCGATGCTGTAAGAGCATAA
- a CDS encoding sialidase family protein, producing MEVTNPYSQNAQGPGLDLVQYAPKVSSLHSGTIAITFKTTQKSPSAALFSASSTKDPSTNLTLSVRNGHLYWEVRDQKLAPESWLAKADAEDAGPVSDGSEHAAVVTVSDDNTRIYLDGQQVFSTAARAFFSSLNQIDSLRLGANYDNSGRQWGFEGTISNASIYSSPLSAQQIRATTKYPHPVFSVDKSASIPDAVRNAAEEQKVTLVYRVQNDGAVNKEARLRRGHTDVQILSFGPSIAFRQGGQKLEIPLNKHLRSGDSIVVAIDGDEANFYLNGSSLTARKMPSHSLSSIDNYLSEGAELRVYAGRLNTAQIQSLSSYENPGEMALFDLGYEGAANYRIPAIICTENGTLIASADQRVPNAYDSPNDINLVVRRSLDNGKTWEPLQKLVDLPGEGRKAASVIDSSLVQDQKSGRITLLVDLYPGGVGQPNNVPGTGMAEDGSLLLKDGENRAFKYKSGKVLDSEGRETDYSVDSQGNVRKGGRELNSIYDPAEKSKAVPDGLFMAPTSYLVEMHSDDDGVTWSSPRHINHQVKAEWMKFIGTSPGSAMQIKGGKYDGRLIVPIYYSNSVATVYSSAVVYSDDGGTTWSRSKSPNDGRQFRGGTIDSKTVRDGSASLHESAVVQSDENELTMYMRNLNPGRKVAVSRSRDGGATWSGVEFKDDTPDIFSLPAARSMSGGYKNVLFANASAAQPYRGKGVLRFSNDGGSTWQSSRTFQAGHYVYQFMTTLPNGNIGLLWEREWQGIYYSEIPAEWITKYPVRNF from the coding sequence GTGGAAGTTACTAACCCATACAGTCAAAATGCGCAGGGGCCTGGACTGGATCTAGTGCAGTACGCTCCAAAGGTTAGTTCGTTGCATTCGGGGACTATTGCAATCACATTTAAAACGACCCAAAAATCTCCCTCTGCCGCGCTGTTCAGTGCTTCCTCTACAAAGGATCCTTCTACGAATCTGACCTTGTCGGTGCGGAATGGACATCTGTACTGGGAAGTAAGAGATCAAAAGCTGGCGCCTGAAAGTTGGCTTGCAAAGGCAGATGCGGAAGATGCTGGCCCTGTGAGTGATGGATCGGAACACGCGGCTGTTGTTACTGTTTCGGATGACAACACTCGTATTTATCTGGATGGGCAACAGGTGTTCAGCACCGCTGCTAGAGCGTTTTTCTCGTCATTGAACCAGATCGATTCTCTAAGACTTGGAGCCAACTATGACAACTCTGGAAGACAGTGGGGATTCGAAGGAACTATTAGTAATGCGAGCATTTACAGTTCTCCATTGTCTGCCCAGCAAATCCGAGCGACCACTAAGTACCCCCATCCAGTTTTTTCAGTAGATAAGAGTGCGTCGATCCCAGACGCAGTGCGGAATGCTGCTGAGGAGCAAAAAGTAACTCTGGTTTACCGGGTGCAAAACGACGGAGCGGTAAATAAAGAAGCGCGATTGCGGCGAGGACACACCGATGTACAGATACTTAGCTTCGGGCCTTCTATAGCCTTCAGGCAAGGTGGCCAAAAGCTCGAGATACCGCTGAACAAACACCTTAGGTCTGGTGACTCCATTGTGGTAGCTATTGATGGCGATGAGGCGAATTTTTACCTTAATGGGTCATCCCTGACTGCCCGGAAGATGCCCTCACATTCCCTGTCGTCTATAGATAACTACCTGAGTGAAGGGGCCGAGCTGAGAGTGTACGCAGGGAGGTTAAACACGGCACAAATTCAATCGCTTTCCTCATATGAGAATCCGGGAGAAATGGCGCTATTTGATCTTGGGTATGAGGGGGCTGCTAACTACAGGATTCCTGCGATCATTTGCACTGAGAATGGAACTTTAATTGCCAGTGCGGACCAACGGGTGCCCAACGCATACGACAGCCCAAATGACATTAACTTAGTTGTACGTAGGTCTTTGGATAACGGAAAGACCTGGGAACCCCTGCAGAAGCTGGTCGACCTGCCTGGAGAGGGTAGGAAAGCAGCGTCGGTAATTGACTCCTCCTTAGTGCAGGATCAGAAGAGTGGAAGAATCACCTTGCTTGTAGATCTGTACCCCGGAGGGGTTGGACAGCCTAATAATGTCCCTGGGACTGGTATGGCAGAAGATGGCTCTCTGCTACTGAAAGACGGTGAAAACCGTGCTTTCAAGTACAAATCAGGAAAGGTGCTGGACTCTGAGGGGAGAGAGACAGATTATTCCGTGGACAGTCAAGGTAACGTCCGCAAAGGCGGTCGTGAGCTGAATTCTATATACGATCCAGCTGAAAAATCTAAAGCCGTTCCCGATGGCCTATTCATGGCACCAACCTCCTATCTTGTTGAAATGCATTCCGATGATGATGGAGTTACCTGGAGTTCTCCTAGGCATATTAACCATCAAGTTAAAGCAGAATGGATGAAGTTTATTGGGACTAGTCCGGGATCTGCCATGCAGATCAAGGGTGGTAAATATGATGGGCGCTTAATTGTCCCAATCTATTATTCAAATTCTGTCGCAACGGTTTATTCCAGCGCAGTCGTCTACTCCGATGATGGAGGAACAACCTGGAGTAGATCTAAGTCTCCAAACGATGGAAGACAGTTTAGAGGGGGAACTATTGATTCAAAGACTGTGCGCGATGGGAGCGCGTCCCTGCATGAGTCTGCCGTTGTTCAGAGTGACGAGAACGAACTGACTATGTATATGCGGAATCTTAATCCGGGACGAAAGGTTGCTGTTTCTCGCTCTCGAGATGGAGGGGCTACCTGGAGTGGGGTGGAGTTCAAGGACGATACTCCGGATATATTCAGCCTGCCCGCAGCTCGGAGTATGTCCGGTGGCTACAAAAACGTACTGTTCGCAAACGCTTCGGCAGCGCAACCATATAGGGGTAAAGGGGTGCTCAGATTCTCTAACGATGGTGGATCAACGTGGCAATCTTCCAGAACCTTCCAAGCAGGACACTATGTATATCAATTCATGACGACACTGCCTAACGGCAATATTGGACTTCTCTGGGAACGTGAATGGCAAGGAATCTACTATTCAGAAATTCCTGCCGAATGGATAACTAAATATCCAGTAAGAAATTTTTAG
- a CDS encoding MFS transporter, giving the protein MSNTAGAQAARKKHWWEYLDKEDWKAFFAAWLGVLLDGYDFVLISFALPAIIKTFDLTLVQGASLISAAFISRWIGGLVLGAVGDRYGRKPAMVLSIFMFAFGSIACALAPNYWILFILRLVIGFAMAGEYSSSATYVIESWPVHMRNKASGFLLSGYAFGVIAAAQVDKYFATWVDSLHPGWGWRALFLTGVVPIGIAIYMRRSLPEAADWKDAKSKGHVDNNDMLAVLFGGNKKMLNYLAVVVASAALLLIFTSITSGIAVTTILGALCAVIFIYFIVQFNKNRWVTGVAIMLTIFASFMYTWPIQGLLPTYLQGVGMDQQLVANVVSFAGLGNACGYIIAGFAGDHFGMRRWYALSLLLSQIIVFPLFMQNGKYVLLVAALLFFQQMFGQGISGLLPKWVSSYFPVDKRAAGLGFCYNVGALGGAVGPVLGAAVAAKVSLGMALAILSAGFAAVVMVSIGANVPRLLQKAVAPEAVRIEDGDDEVIKGGK; this is encoded by the coding sequence ATGAGTAATACAGCAGGCGCGCAGGCCGCGCGCAAGAAACACTGGTGGGAATACTTAGACAAGGAAGACTGGAAAGCGTTCTTTGCCGCATGGCTGGGAGTGCTGCTAGACGGTTACGATTTCGTACTAATATCCTTTGCACTTCCCGCAATCATCAAAACCTTCGACCTCACATTGGTTCAAGGCGCTTCACTAATTTCTGCAGCGTTCATCAGTCGCTGGATTGGCGGCCTTGTCTTGGGCGCTGTCGGGGACCGCTATGGTCGTAAACCTGCAATGGTTCTGTCAATCTTCATGTTTGCCTTCGGATCAATTGCGTGCGCTCTCGCTCCTAATTACTGGATTCTATTTATCCTCCGTCTCGTAATCGGGTTTGCAATGGCTGGCGAGTATTCATCCTCCGCCACCTACGTAATTGAGTCCTGGCCAGTGCATATGCGTAATAAGGCATCCGGGTTCCTTCTGTCAGGCTACGCATTCGGCGTTATTGCTGCCGCCCAAGTAGATAAGTATTTTGCAACTTGGGTTGATTCTTTACATCCCGGCTGGGGCTGGAGAGCCTTATTCCTCACCGGCGTGGTTCCGATCGGCATAGCCATTTACATGCGCCGGTCGCTTCCAGAAGCAGCCGATTGGAAAGATGCGAAATCTAAGGGACACGTCGACAACAACGACATGCTCGCAGTCCTATTCGGCGGTAACAAGAAGATGCTGAACTACCTAGCAGTAGTCGTAGCATCTGCTGCTCTTCTACTGATCTTCACGTCCATCACCTCTGGCATAGCTGTCACTACTATCCTCGGCGCACTCTGTGCAGTAATTTTCATCTACTTCATAGTTCAGTTCAACAAGAACCGCTGGGTAACAGGCGTGGCAATCATGCTGACGATCTTTGCCTCTTTCATGTACACCTGGCCAATTCAAGGCCTCCTTCCCACCTACCTCCAAGGCGTGGGAATGGATCAGCAGTTAGTAGCAAACGTCGTATCGTTCGCAGGACTCGGCAATGCCTGCGGTTACATTATTGCTGGTTTCGCTGGCGATCATTTTGGCATGCGCCGTTGGTACGCTTTGTCACTCCTACTCTCCCAGATCATCGTTTTCCCGCTGTTCATGCAGAACGGTAAATACGTACTCCTGGTAGCAGCACTCTTGTTCTTCCAACAGATGTTCGGGCAAGGCATCTCCGGACTACTGCCCAAGTGGGTATCGAGTTACTTCCCGGTTGACAAGCGCGCAGCCGGCCTAGGCTTCTGCTATAACGTAGGTGCTCTCGGCGGAGCAGTCGGTCCAGTACTAGGCGCCGCTGTCGCCGCAAAGGTTTCTCTTGGCATGGCACTCGCAATTCTCTCTGCTGGCTTCGCAGCAGTAGTAATGGTTTCAATCGGCGCAAACGTTCCTCGACTTCTTCAGAAAGCCGTGGCACCCGAAGCAGTACGCATTGAAGACGGTGACGACGAAGTCATAAAGGGAGGCAAATAA
- a CDS encoding DUF4862 family protein gives MSKSFIVGAYASLPDERKHNDYYQILGQQDWIDGIEIPYPGVIKDNATAFAKVLPEHWTTNTITAIPGTMQNVWKEPHFGLASAEKSGREAALDFCEGIRRSVAELNTATGRNSISVIQLHSAPTKLADTDAFSTSLEQLLKWDWGGAEIVIEHCDKFISSQKPEKGFLAIEEEINIARQLGVGIHINWGRSVVEGRTAETAFEHIQQCAKAGVLAGVIFSGAGPDATQYGYEWIDGHLPSSTYEPTSLLTGEEIQRCAEAASSAKYIGAKICVPEKASLPERVQMLRNIYDSAKGIEK, from the coding sequence ATGTCTAAGTCTTTCATTGTCGGGGCCTACGCATCATTGCCCGACGAAAGAAAGCACAACGATTACTACCAAATCTTGGGGCAGCAAGACTGGATCGATGGAATTGAGATTCCCTATCCGGGAGTTATCAAGGATAATGCGACAGCCTTCGCCAAAGTCCTACCGGAACATTGGACAACTAACACAATCACGGCAATCCCCGGCACCATGCAGAACGTGTGGAAGGAGCCTCACTTTGGCCTCGCCTCTGCTGAGAAATCAGGGAGAGAAGCTGCCCTAGATTTCTGCGAGGGAATTCGCAGATCCGTTGCTGAACTTAATACAGCAACCGGCAGGAATTCAATTAGCGTAATCCAACTACATTCCGCGCCTACCAAATTGGCTGACACTGACGCCTTCAGCACCTCACTGGAGCAGCTCCTTAAGTGGGACTGGGGTGGCGCAGAGATCGTAATCGAACATTGCGACAAATTCATCTCCTCGCAAAAGCCAGAAAAAGGCTTTCTAGCGATCGAGGAGGAAATAAACATTGCGCGACAACTCGGCGTTGGAATCCACATAAATTGGGGACGATCAGTGGTAGAGGGCAGGACTGCGGAAACAGCTTTCGAGCATATCCAACAATGCGCCAAAGCGGGAGTCCTAGCTGGAGTCATCTTCTCGGGAGCAGGCCCGGATGCTACACAGTATGGCTACGAATGGATAGATGGACACTTACCTAGTTCCACCTACGAACCCACCTCGTTACTAACCGGTGAGGAGATCCAGCGTTGTGCAGAAGCCGCTTCTTCCGCCAAATACATAGGAGCTAAAATCTGCGTTCCTGAAAAGGCCTCTCTGCCAGAACGTGTGCAAATGCTTAGAAATATCTACGACTCAGCTAAAGGAATTGAAAAGTGA
- a CDS encoding dihydrodipicolinate synthase family protein yields the protein MNKFKGVIPPVVTPLTSAGELDKNSFKRSIDRMIEAGVNGLFILGSSGEVAFSTDARREEILRAAKEIVGDRVPLLAGCIDTETLRVIEHAKVAEKLGYDAIVATAPFYALGGITEIERHFRKIHEATSLPIFAYDIPVCVHVKLPGDLLIRLGKDGVIAGVKDSSGDDVAFRFLVDDNKEAGHPLALFTGQEVVVDGAYMAGADGSVPGLANVDPVSYVNQWQAYQAGDWESVRTTQNHLSALMRITSVVQEVSGFGAGVGAFKTALKLLGVYDSNMMPEPVAALEGENVERIRNVLVKTGVLSD from the coding sequence GTGAACAAGTTCAAAGGCGTCATACCACCGGTAGTAACCCCCCTTACCTCGGCGGGTGAACTGGATAAAAACAGTTTCAAACGTTCTATAGACAGAATGATTGAAGCGGGGGTAAATGGACTTTTCATCCTGGGATCGTCCGGTGAGGTAGCTTTCTCGACCGATGCACGTCGCGAAGAAATCCTCCGAGCAGCTAAGGAGATAGTTGGCGACAGGGTTCCGCTTCTAGCCGGATGTATCGACACCGAAACACTACGCGTCATTGAACACGCAAAGGTTGCAGAAAAACTTGGTTACGATGCGATAGTCGCTACGGCGCCTTTCTACGCACTAGGCGGCATCACAGAGATCGAGCGACACTTCCGCAAGATTCACGAGGCTACCTCCCTACCTATTTTCGCCTACGATATTCCAGTTTGTGTGCACGTCAAGCTTCCGGGCGACTTGCTAATCAGACTTGGAAAAGACGGCGTAATCGCTGGCGTCAAGGATTCCTCAGGAGACGATGTGGCATTCCGCTTCCTTGTTGACGACAATAAGGAAGCCGGTCACCCACTCGCGCTATTTACCGGTCAAGAGGTAGTTGTCGACGGCGCCTACATGGCAGGAGCAGATGGGTCAGTGCCAGGTCTCGCTAACGTAGATCCAGTTAGCTATGTAAACCAGTGGCAGGCTTATCAAGCTGGCGACTGGGAAAGCGTTCGCACCACCCAGAACCATCTTTCGGCACTCATGCGCATCACTTCAGTGGTACAGGAAGTTTCTGGTTTTGGAGCGGGAGTCGGAGCTTTCAAGACAGCCTTGAAATTACTCGGCGTGTACGATTCAAACATGATGCCTGAGCCGGTTGCAGCCCTTGAAGGTGAAAATGTGGAGCGCATCCGGAACGTGCTAGTAAAAACTGGGGTCCTAAGTGACTAG
- a CDS encoding ROK family protein has product MTRVAAIDIGGTKIGAGLICTESGDITQIADLSTPARDGSGAVCAAAAQQLRKILEIGQAEAIGISTAGIVDTDSGAITSATDLIKNWTGTDLKNYFQNEYALPTFLLNDVHAHALGEANWGVGKNYRTILSVAVGTGMGGAFIQDGHLLQGAHFASGHIGHIVHPLADGLECSCGGFSHIETVASGSGQVSFYNKELPPALSPVSSGKEISTRAAQGEEYAQEILEETAHALGQVLGGLCNCFDPHAIILSGSVTRSGSKWLAQVKTGYSECVLPPMRNTPLLKGKLGSAAPLLGASCWAASKLEENYEQGN; this is encoded by the coding sequence GTGACTAGGGTAGCCGCAATAGACATAGGCGGCACAAAGATTGGCGCCGGTCTTATTTGCACCGAAAGTGGGGACATCACTCAAATAGCTGATCTTTCTACTCCGGCTAGGGACGGCAGCGGCGCTGTTTGCGCCGCTGCCGCCCAACAGCTCCGCAAGATCCTGGAAATTGGACAAGCGGAAGCAATCGGGATTTCTACCGCGGGGATCGTAGATACAGACAGCGGAGCTATTACATCTGCAACCGATCTAATAAAGAATTGGACGGGGACGGACCTGAAAAACTATTTTCAGAACGAGTATGCCCTCCCCACCTTCCTCCTAAATGATGTACATGCGCACGCGCTTGGTGAAGCCAACTGGGGCGTTGGGAAAAACTACAGAACTATCCTGTCAGTAGCTGTTGGTACAGGTATGGGCGGAGCGTTTATACAAGATGGACATTTACTACAAGGAGCGCACTTTGCATCCGGCCACATTGGCCATATAGTTCACCCTCTAGCCGACGGACTGGAATGCTCTTGCGGCGGGTTTAGCCACATCGAAACAGTCGCTTCCGGAAGCGGCCAGGTTAGTTTTTACAACAAAGAACTTCCCCCTGCGCTATCACCGGTGTCGAGTGGGAAAGAGATATCCACTCGCGCGGCACAGGGTGAGGAATACGCGCAAGAGATACTGGAAGAAACAGCACACGCACTCGGACAGGTTCTGGGTGGATTGTGTAACTGTTTTGATCCCCACGCAATAATCCTGTCCGGCTCGGTAACTAGAAGTGGAAGCAAATGGCTGGCGCAGGTAAAAACCGGTTACTCCGAGTGTGTCCTTCCACCTATGCGCAACACTCCCCTACTGAAAGGAAAACTCGGTTCAGCCGCTCCACTGCTGGGAGCATCATGCTGGGCCGCTTCGAAATTGGAAGAAAACTATGAACAGGGTAATTGA
- a CDS encoding N-acetylmannosamine-6-phosphate 2-epimerase: MNRVIESLHGGLIVSVQAYPGEPMRSPETMAQIARAAEQGGAVGIRCQGLADISAIKDRVEIPVLGIWKEGHEGVFITPTLRHARACSMAGADIVALDATRRPRPDGRTYAQTVSALHDEGILVMADCGSIEDARQAAESETDMLSTTLAGYTGERIKTDGPDLGLLTQMVAEFPDIPIICEGRVHTPAQAGAVMKKGAWAAVVGTAITHPTTITSWFSQAIKDAE, encoded by the coding sequence ATGAACAGGGTAATTGAATCTCTTCACGGAGGACTTATTGTTAGCGTCCAAGCCTACCCGGGCGAACCTATGCGGAGCCCTGAAACCATGGCGCAAATAGCACGCGCTGCCGAGCAGGGCGGAGCTGTCGGAATACGCTGCCAAGGTTTAGCAGATATTTCAGCCATAAAAGACCGGGTAGAAATTCCGGTATTGGGAATCTGGAAAGAAGGCCATGAAGGTGTATTCATCACTCCAACACTTCGACACGCCCGCGCATGTTCCATGGCTGGTGCCGACATAGTCGCACTTGACGCGACCAGACGCCCTCGACCCGACGGGCGCACTTACGCGCAAACTGTTTCCGCTCTGCATGACGAAGGAATACTCGTAATGGCTGATTGTGGATCTATTGAAGACGCCCGCCAAGCGGCAGAATCCGAAACCGACATGCTGTCCACCACACTAGCGGGATACACTGGTGAACGTATCAAGACAGATGGGCCAGATTTGGGGCTTCTCACCCAAATGGTTGCGGAGTTTCCGGATATCCCCATCATTTGCGAAGGACGCGTTCACACTCCGGCTCAGGCAGGTGCTGTAATGAAAAAAGGTGCTTGGGCAGCCGTCGTGGGAACAGCAATTACACATCCAACGACTATCACCAGCTGGTTTAGCCAGGCTATAAAAGACGCAGAATAA
- a CDS encoding glucosamine-6-phosphate deaminase — protein MRIGIFNTTLDACDAAAQFIINNFPKGGNLGVATGSTPLPLYLRLRAAYNRGEFDLSDAQAFALDEYVEIGSEDPQRYRNVLRYELVGDDKTGLSEDALHTPLANGGDPEQAAAAYEKDIADAGGIDLQILGLGANGHIGFNEPGEPFTSRTHSGALTEQTRADNARFFGDEPGSVPTHCVTQGLGTIMDARVIVLLATGPAKAEAVHALVEGEVSENCPASILQKHPNVVLFLNNNAAAKLENKAEYKQAWREDAK, from the coding sequence ATGCGCATAGGCATTTTCAACACCACACTGGACGCGTGCGACGCAGCCGCGCAGTTCATCATTAATAATTTCCCAAAGGGCGGAAACCTAGGCGTGGCCACCGGTTCCACCCCGCTCCCGTTGTACCTGCGTCTTCGTGCTGCTTATAATCGCGGCGAATTTGACCTTTCGGACGCGCAGGCATTCGCCCTCGACGAATACGTCGAAATTGGTTCCGAGGACCCGCAGCGCTATCGCAACGTGCTCCGCTACGAACTAGTTGGCGACGACAAAACTGGTCTAAGCGAGGACGCTTTGCACACTCCCCTAGCAAATGGGGGCGACCCCGAGCAGGCTGCAGCCGCATACGAAAAGGACATCGCTGACGCGGGTGGCATTGACCTGCAGATCCTCGGGCTAGGGGCCAACGGTCACATTGGCTTCAACGAGCCCGGCGAACCCTTCACCTCACGCACCCACTCTGGCGCCCTTACCGAACAGACCCGCGCTGACAACGCCCGCTTCTTCGGCGACGAACCGGGCTCCGTGCCTACCCACTGCGTGACCCAGGGGCTCGGCACCATTATGGACGCCCGCGTGATCGTGCTGCTGGCCACCGGTCCTGCTAAAGCTGAGGCCGTGCACGCCCTGGTCGAGGGCGAAGTAAGCGAAAACTGCCCCGCCTCAATCCTGCAAAAGCACCCCAATGTGGTGTTGTTCCTAAACAACAATGCTGCGGCCAAGCTCGAAAATAAAGCCGAATACAAACAAGCCTGGCGGGAGGACGCAAAGTAG